Genomic DNA from Dermochelys coriacea isolate rDerCor1 chromosome 27, rDerCor1.pri.v4, whole genome shotgun sequence:
GTCGTTAGCACTGGAGAGATTTCCTTAACGAACAGCATTTCCACGGGTCCAGGAACCGACTGCGACCGCAGAGCCCCACACGCCACACGGGATCCCACGGCAGACGCTGCTGCCGCCACGCTCCCAGCTAGCGAGTCAGGCCAGGAACAAACTCGGCCTCTATCTTCGGCCTGCGTCACTGGGCACGGACCCTGCCATGCCACTCAAGAGCTACCCGGGCAGAGCAGGCAGGGCTCACCGGGGGCTAGGCCTCCTGCTGAGTTTCACCTCCATGGGGACACTGGGCAGGCTCCCTCTGGCGCAAGGACAGAGCCTACACCCCTCATGACAATCTGCCTGCCTAAGGGGTTTAGAATCCACAGGCACAGCCAGCCCGGCCCTCCGGCGGGCAGGGCAGATTACCTAGGAGTTTCTCTGCCAGCGTGGTCAGCTGTTCGATGCTGAGACCCCGCTTGGTGGTGGAGGAGAACTGCCAGCTCAGAACCTCGGCCACCTGGTCCCACGTGCCGATCGGGGGCTTGGTGAAGAAGTTCACGTTCTGCGGGAAGAAATGAAACCTCCCAGTGGGCGATGCCAACAAAGGCCAGGAAACATACCAGCTTGCAGCGGGCAGCCCGAAGGGGGATGCTGcccagcccaaccccccacccacctTTGACAGGGTACCATGGGAGAAGGACTGCCTTTCTGTGGGCAGTGCCTCTACCACCCATGTGTGTGACCTCGGGCCAGCAACTGCCAGGACtcactcagtttcccctcttgacCTCTCTGCCTCGTCTGGGTGGCTGGGAAGCTCTCTGAGGCCCAGGGCAGCTCAGCTGAGCAGAGACAGACACTCTCGGGGTTGCTCCTCTGGGGGGCCTGCTGAGTCTCTCCCACCCAGGGGCCACATGGCGACGGGGCACTGCTGGGCAGGCCGCGCACGTACCTTGGGGTTGTTCGTCAGCATGTTGTACCACAGAATGGATGCCCAGGCATTGGGCATCTGGCAGATGTTGGAGATGACCACGACAGGCAGTGAGTGAGTCTAGAGAGACGAGACACACAAGAATGGccccactgggtcagaccaagggtccatctagcccagtctcccatcttctgacagtgaccagtgccaggtaccccagagggaacgaacagaacagggaatcatcaagagatccatcccctgtcactcattccaagcttctggcaaacagaggctagggccaccatccctgcccatcctggctaatagccattgatggacctatcctccatgaacttacctagttcttttttgaaccctattacggtcttggccttcacaacatcctctagcaaggagttccacaggttgactgtgcgttgtgtgaagatatacttccttttattgttttaaacctgctgcctattcatttcatttggtgacccctaattgtGTTAGGAGAAGTAGTAAACACCACTTcctttactttctctacaccagtcatggttttacaGATCTCAATCATCTCTCTCCTTGGCTTGGTCAAGAGACTGCTaagaagtcccagtcttattaatctctcctcatacggaagccgttctgtacccctcatcatttttgttgccccttttctgaaccttttccaattccaatagatcttttttgggatggggaaaccacatctgcacgcataTTCAAGaggtgggcgtaccatggatttatatagaggcaacagtatattttctgtcctattatctacccctttcttaatgattcccaacattctgtttgcctttttgacggctgctgcacgttgagtggatgttttcagggaactgtccacaatgactccaagatctctttcttgagtggtaaccgctaatttggaccccatcattgtataggtatagttgggatgatgttttccaatgtgcattactttgcatttatcaacatgaaatttcatctgccattttgctgcccagtcacccagttttgagagacccttttgtagctcttcgcagtctgcctgggtcttaactctcgagtagttttctatcatctacaaattttgccacctcactgcttacccctttttccagatcatttatgaatacgttgaataggacATGGTTATTTCCTCAGGTCCCTCCAGACACACCCCacctgccccggccccatctcccggCCCAGGCCCTGCAGCATTCTGCAAGCCACACGGCCTGGCTGCGCCCTGCCACGGGTCCCTGATGTGAGCACAGCCTCGTCTCTATTGCGCTCTCCCTTCTCAAGCCGGCCGCCCCCTCTGCTATGAGCGGCTTCGCCCAGTGCCGAGGCCACAGCAGCGTCCTGCCTCCCTTCGCCCATCTCCTCCCGGGAGCCTTGTGAAGGCCAGCAATAGCGGCGAGAGACTGCGCTCTGCCTAATGCTCTGTGTGCTCCCACAGGCCTGGACAAGCCATCAGAGAAGCGGGGGCTTTATCTGAGGGGGGAGGTCGGTGGCACcttccctgctgggctgggcaaccccctcctgctcccgccggggggcagggggatggacgCACAGCTCTGTCTGGCAGCAATTCCCACAGAACTCACCTCCAGGTCGATCTTCAGGCCCTGGTGATAGACCTCGGTCTCGAAGGTGATGAGGTGCAGCTCCTCTGTGACGATCAGGGAGGCCTGGGAAGGTGACAGGGAGGGTGTTCATAGGATGccagcttccccccactcccctggggGCCAGGCGGCTGACAGGCCAGGCACTGCTCTGGGTCACAGAGCCACATGGGGCGCCAGTGGGCTGGCACCTGGGCACAGCGAGGTCAGCAGCAGCCTGTTCACCCCAGATGCCCTGCGGGTACATGCGGGCTTGACCTGTTTTGCAGGGGCCCGCTGGGGGGTTGCTTTGCCTCCCTGCAGAATGCGGcgcacaaacccccccccccccacgcagaTGGTCTGGAGGAGAAAACTCCAGCGAGCTCTGGATGGGCTGCCCAAGAGGAGGGCCTGGCGGGAGCTCTCCCTCCCTGTGGGCTGGGGACCAGGAGGGTCTCCTTCAGGGCCCCCCAGGCCGCCTCTCCGGCCACACGCACAGGCTCAGACACTCACGTCGCAGTTGGCTCTTCCCCCGTTGCCGCACCTCTGCTCCCGCAGTGTCTGCAAAGAGAAGGGACAAGCTAAAGCCCCGGGCCAGCTCCCGGGCCCCAGGCCAGCTCCCGGGCCAGCTACCTACCAGGTGCTTGAACTCCGCCGACAGGCTGCCATTGTTCGATTCCTCCATGTTCATGACCTTGGTGTTTGTCCCCAGGATGTTAAACTTCcgggacctgggggggggggggagggagaagaaggacAGTTAGGACCCTCCAGAGCCCAGCAACAGAGCAGGGGGCGGGACGACACAGGGAACTGAGAAAGACGAGACGCATTGGCTCCACTTACCCCCGGAGCGCGGCAACGTCACCAGAGTCCCTGCAGAGGAGACAGAAGCAAAGTGTTGGTTCGCTCTGGAGTGAGGGCACGTCCCGTTCACATCCCCCATCCAGGTGGGCACTGCAGCTCCCAAGGGGCCCTGACTTGGTGCGGACGGCTCACGCACACCCTGACTCCAGCAGCCCAAGGGCACCCGAACGAGGGCCACGTGCAGTGGGCATGAAAGCCTCCCCCGTGCCCACAGAGCCCTCGCTTCTCCTGGGTCCCAGCACAAGGGCAGATTCCCCCAGGAGAGGCTGGTGCCTGGGCAGAGCCCATGGCCACGACTTGGCCCTTCGTTCAGCGACTCCTCCCCAGCCCCGTGGGCGCAGCACGGCCCAGAGGGGGATACTCACTTGTCAATGCAGACTTTGATCTTCAGCTGGTAGTTCAGCTCAGGAAACTTGACGAGTAACCTGTCGGAAGGCAGCAGGTGTTTCAGCACAAGCCGTTTGGATGCCAGAGCAGCCTTCGCCGGTGGCAACAGGCCGAGCATCCCAGGAGAATCGCAGGAGGTTTAAGCACCACGGCAGCACTGTTCCCACGAAGGCTCCCAAGCAAAGGCCCAGGGAGGTCTCCGCTTCCAGGAGATTAGAGCCCCATTCCCAGGGCACCAGCCCGTGCAGCTGCTGTCGAGCGTGCTGGGAGTTGCGGGTGCTCCGAGGGTCCGGCTGTTAGCACCCACTGCCCCCTTGCTCCCCCATGCACTCAGGGGACAGGCCctcagctggggatctgaccgGGGAAGGGTCTGGTCCCAGGCCATGCAGCAGAACTGGGATCAGTACTCAGGATCCCCCTGCTCTCAACCTCATGCCCGTCCCACCCCGCTCTAGGAGCTCCAACGCCAGCTGCTGGACGACACCACTGCACCGGGGCGTCTGCCTCCAAACCCAGGGCCTGGGGTCATGCTGCTCTTGTTGCCAAGCGTTCCAACATGACAGAGCAGAAAGGTGCCGTGTGGAAGAGGCTGGGCCGGGGAGACCAGCCACTGGGAATATGGCGACAAGAGCCAGGCACGTGGATGGGCAGAGGCACCGCGCCCCAAGAGATCGGTCGAGGCAGAAACGTGACCAGCAGCAGATGCAGGAGCACTTGCCACGTCCTCCCGCCAGCAGGGGCAGAGAAACAAGAACCCGCAGTCTTTGGAAACAGAGCAGCTGGCGCTGTGTCAACaaggagcctgctcctgcagcgCCACCACCCCGGGCCAGCCATTTGGGCCGGATTCCCCACCCTGGCAGGACACACGTTTTCAGCCAAACTAAGGAGTGAAAGGACCCTCCACATGCATGTTAACAGTGACCGCGTGTTTGGCCTCCCCACCTCGACAGCTCCCCCAGCACAAACAAAGACTAACCTGACTTTGGTGGTGAACTGCACGCCAGTTTTGATGACCAGGGGGCGATCCGGGTGCATGGGCATGCAGGGCTGCCTCTCCACCACGAAGGCACTGCGGGACGAGAGCACATGGACCGTCATGCTCGGACACTGGCCGCCTCCCAGACACACCCGCGCTGCCAGCCTCCTCCCTGCGATAGCCGCTTCCAGTCGCACACAGGGTCAGCGGGAGCCGCGATTTGCCCTCGTGACCCAGGAAGCATCCACGGTACCTTTTCATTAGATTCCTGAACAGCTCCACAATCCTCTCCTCCAGCATGGGCCGGTGCTGGACAATCGGGTCTCCTTTGTAAGAAACTTTCTGCTGCAGCTCCTCTAGCTTCTTGATCTGCTGCCGTGTCTGGAGCTGGGACTCTGCGAGGGATGTGATCCTAGAGGACGGGGGAGCCGCATTAGCGCCTCTCACTGCCCTGGGCACCAGCCATCGGCAGCCAGCAGAGGGGAGATGCCGGGATCCCCGCTCAGCACCTTTCCCTGTGGGCTGCAGGAGAACGCCCAAGGTACAAGATTTGCAAAGGGGAACTGTGTAGATCGCTCAGTAGTGGCTTGGGCAGAGCCCTGAGTCTTCACAGCCACCTTGCAAGATCAGACTAGCTGGGACAAATGATTTGATGGGCCTGTCAATCAACCACCATTCATTCTTCCGGCAGCCAGGTGGGCTGGCACGAGGCGCATTTGGGCTAGGGCGCATTTAGCCAGGCAGGAGGAGGGGCCTGGGACAGAGATCCGTTCCCGGTGGTTTGAATTAACCCTCTGCCTAGGATCCAAGCAGCGCTCTCAGCTGGGGAGCACTAATGGGAACAGGCCGTGGGGAGGCTCATGGGTTCTCACCAATTTTCCAGGCGATCCAGGCAGATGTTGGGAGGGCCCCCGATACAGGcgatttgctgccttctcttcCAGTCAGCCAGCTCCTCGTCTGCCAGCGTCTTCTGCACGTACTCCATGGCTGACAGCAGCCCGGCCAGTTCGCTCACAATCCCCTGTCAAGGGAACAAGACAGTCAGGTGTCGCTGGATCCCTCCAGGCCCTGCAAGTTCTAGATCCCTTAGACAGGAGGAGCCCCTGAAAAGCACCTGCAGCTCTGCCAGCACTAGTGGCTTCTACTGCGGCTCTGCGGGCGTGTTCTGTTCTAGCCGGTGCTTATATCAAGCACCTCACCGTGGTATCTGAGCATCCCAACACTGAATTTAGGAACAGACGTTCAAGTGCTCAATGCCCAGAGGTGGGGCCAAATTTCCCAGCTCAGCTCCCAACCTGCCAAGCTCCGTTCTGGCCACGTGTCATGGTGCCCATGTGAGAGCAGAGCCCTTccaggggctggccccaggctgctctcCACACACTAGATGCACCAAATGCTCAGCAGCTGGGAAGTGGATTTAGTGAAGCCACTGCAAACTCCTGGGGGCGGCGAGTGACTCGGCTGTTTGCTTTCAAACAGAATGAGCAGAAGTCAGGGCTGGGTAGGTCTGAAAGTGCCGGCACTGGGTCAGCGAGATCACACACGATACGTCTGACGTGTGCACTCGGACAGGACGGGCACGTCTCGCTACGCAGCTCAGCtgctcttctgcctctgtcagcAAGTGGCCTCGTGCCGGAGGTGCTGCCGCTCTTTTCATTTAGTCTTTTCTACTCGTGCCTAAGACAAGGTGGTTTGGCGCCAGAGAGGGAACCGCCCAGGGACTTTGACAAGCGAGGGCATGTGTGGGGCGGGGAGGCTGAGCAGAGGATAGATGGAAGCCGGGGGAGGAGAACACTGTACTCTGCGCATCTGGTCCAGCGCTGTCAGCatctgctccagctgctgcatcTTTTGCCGTGTCACAGACTGATTGTTTCCGTTCAGATCCTGCATgtctgggtggggagaagagagagttaCTTGCCAAGTGcacgtgccccagccctctcccagcacGGGGCGCCCAATgtctccccagctccctgctcagtcACCTGTCCAGCAGAAGGTGCTGGGCTTTTGGTTTTAACTCTCCATCTCTCCAGCCCCAttggtgctggaattaggggcgctgggggcgggggctgctgaagtggtttccatcacgtacagggtttacagtttggttcaataactctcagcacccccacgaATTGTTCCCACACCGTTGTCCAGCCCCCAACATGGAAGTAGCAGACCACTCCCAACCTCTCATGTATTTATCCCCACTGCctgggggctgaagcccagacgGCTACTATCACGCCGGGCTGGGAGCCCCACCGCACGCTGAGGCTTGGAGCATGATCCCCACGGACTGGCTGAGACGCACAGACTGAGCAACTGTCCCGAgtcacagggagtctgtggccgagccaggaatagaactgggGGTCTCCCGAGTTGCAGGCCAGTGCCCTGTCTTTGCCTCTGCTGGGAGGAATGCCGGGCTTGCCCCAGCGCTGGCTCAGACAGGCCTCGCCAGATCGCACCTCCTAGCACATTCCCCTCCGGACAGGCACTTCCCCCTTTACCTCCTTGGCTCTTCAGTGTCTTGTAGTTGAAGTCAAAGTCATCCTGGAGATTCTCCACCACCTTCATCTTTTGCTCCAGATCCTGCAAGGTGAGGGGTCGGGGGTCATTTCAGGGGCAGAGGTTCAAATGCACTCAGCAGGGCCATGGGGTGGGGATCCCCAAGGTTGGTCCCTGGGCAGCTGGGCTGACCTACCTGCACCCGCTTCCGCACATCCTGTAGATGCTGCTCCAGCATTTGCTGCTTCTCCGTCACCACAGTGGCCGTGGGGTGCGATGCCTGCCCGCCTTGCTGTAGAGGGGAAACAAGATGGGTGTTTGTGAGAGCCGGATCCCAGACCCTGCTGCAATACTGTCTGCCCACAGGGGAGCCACTTGCGTTGCTAGCGAGCTCCTGAACGGCCGGGCAGCTCGGGCACTTTGGCCTCTTGGCTCAGGGCTTTACAAGAGATTTGCCTTCCCACCATGAATCAAACCAGCAGCATTGAGTCCTGGGATTGTAGCTCAGGGGCCCCAGATCTTAGTAGatgcccccgccccaccctgaCACCCAGAGTGACAAGCTGAATGCAGACAAGGAGAGAAGACAGGTGGATGCACAGACCCGCGGGGGCAGTGACACAGCTCCCCCGAGCCAAGTGGGGACTAGCACTGTGCCACTGAGGGGGCATTATCTAGCAAACAGCGGCCCTAGCCAACTAATGGCCATCCCGCACTCGCTGCTTTTCACACACGCTGAGTGAACATGGTCCCCTTCTTGACGGATCCTGTGAAGGGCCACTTAAATCCCACAAGGCCTTAGGTACCGCCTACGCCCCACTTCTGCCCGCGTAAGCCTGTTCTAcatcaaggggggggggggattgtctGGCAGGGAACTGCCTCCAGCTCTCACCTGGGCTGCGGTTGCAGCTGTCTGGAGCAAGCGAGATTCTTCCCAGAGACACCGAGCCACGATCCGGGCTATTTCCATCGGCTTTTCCAGGTACCTGCTCTGTAGGCGTTTTTGGAGAGAGGgacaggagaaaaacaaaacatccaaCCAATGTTGAGCAGGTGACGACAATGATGGTGATTTTCAAACCTAGAGCAAAGGCCGAGCGTTTCAGAGCCGTTCAGGGAACCGCTGAGGGGTTTAACAGGAACTGGGAATCACGGCCTGCTAGGCTGAGGTTTTCTCCCTCACAAAACACTGCCTAAAATGTAGAGTGGATTCGTCACAGTTCTGCAGAGTCCAGCACGAACTGCTGGTCTCTCCCTGGACACAGACGACCCACAAATGCATTTTACAAGTAGTTAGTAGAACCTGCCAAGccccctccatgcctcagtttccccaggaagTGACCTGGTCACAGAGCGAATCATTGTCAgagttgggactagaacccagaagtcctggtccccagtcctctgctccaaccactaggtatCACTGCCCACTATCAGTTCTCCAATCTGCCGAAGACTGAGTGTAGCAGAGATATTAAGTGGTGGGGTCGTGAGAAACCAGTAGGGCAGGAATCCTAACCCACCCATAGACAGCTGAGGTCATT
This window encodes:
- the STAT3 gene encoding signal transducer and activator of transcription 3 isoform X3, which produces MAQWNQLQQLDTRYLEQLHQLYSDSFPMELRQFLAPWIESQDWAYAASKESHATLVFHNLLGEIDQQYSRFLQESNVLYQHNLRRIKQFLQSRYLEKPMEIARIVARCLWEESRLLQTAATAAQQGGQASHPTATVVTEKQQMLEQHLQDVRKRVQDLEQKMKVVENLQDDFDFNYKTLKSQGDMQDLNGNNQSVTRQKMQQLEQMLTALDQMRRGIVSELAGLLSAMEYVQKTLADEELADWKRRQQIACIGGPPNICLDRLENWITSLAESQLQTRQQIKKLEELQQKVSYKGDPIVQHRPMLEERIVELFRNLMKSAFVVERQPCMPMHPDRPLVIKTGVQFTTKVRLLVKFPELNYQLKIKVCIDKDSGDVAALRGSRKFNILGTNTKVMNMEESNNGSLSAEFKHLTLREQRCGNGGRANCDASLIVTEELHLITFETEVYHQGLKIDLETHSLPVVVISNICQMPNAWASILWYNMLTNNPKNVNFFTKPPIGTWDQVAEVLSWQFSSTTKRGLSIEQLTTLAEKLLGPGVNYSGCQITWAKFCKENMAGKGFSFWVWLDNIIDLVKKYILALWNEGYIMGFISKERERAILSTKPPGTFLLRFSESSKEGGITFTWVEKDISGKTQIQSVEPYTKQQLNSMSFAEIIMGYKIMDATNILVSPLVYLYPDIPKEEAFGKYCRPESQEHPEATDSGTAPYLKTKFICVTPTTCSNTIDLPMSPRTLDSLMQFGNNSEGAEANAGGQFESLTFDMELTPECAASPM
- the STAT3 gene encoding signal transducer and activator of transcription 3 isoform X1, producing MAQWNQLQQLDTRYLEQLHQLYSDSFPMELRQFLAPWIESQDWAYAASKESHATLVFHNLLGEIDQQYSRFLQESNVLYQHNLRRIKQFLQSRYLEKPMEIARIVARCLWEESRLLQTAATAAQQGGQASHPTATVVTEKQQMLEQHLQDVRKRVQDLEQKMKVVENLQDDFDFNYKTLKSQGDMQDLNGNNQSVTRQKMQQLEQMLTALDQMRRGIVSELAGLLSAMEYVQKTLADEELADWKRRQQIACIGGPPNICLDRLENWITSLAESQLQTRQQIKKLEELQQKVSYKGDPIVQHRPMLEERIVELFRNLMKSAFVVERQPCMPMHPDRPLVIKTGVQFTTKVRLLVKFPELNYQLKIKVCIDKDSGDVAALRGSRKFNILGTNTKVMNMEESNNGSLSAEFKHLTLREQRCGNGGRANCDASLIVTEELHLITFETEVYHQGLKIDLETHSLPVVVISNICQMPNAWASILWYNMLTNNPKNVNFFTKPPIGTWDQVAEVLSWQFSSTTKRGLSIEQLTTLAEKLLGPGVNYSGCQITWAKFCKENMAGKGFSFWVWLDNIIDLVKKYILALWNEGYIMGFISKERERAILSTKPPGTFLLRFSESSKEGGITFTWVEKDISGKTQIQSVEPYTKQQLNSMSFAEIIMGYKIMDATNILVSPLVYLYPDIPKEEAFGKYCRPESQEHPEATDSGSTAPYLKTKFICVTPTTCSNTIDLPMSPRTLDSLMQFGNNSEGAEANAGGQFESLTFDMELTPECAASPM
- the STAT3 gene encoding signal transducer and activator of transcription 3 isoform X2, with product MGQPRFLESDEMAQWNQLQQLDTRYLEQLHQLYSDSFPMELRQFLAPWIESQDWAYAASKESHATLVFHNLLGEIDQQYSRFLQESNVLYQHNLRRIKQFLQSRYLEKPMEIARIVARCLWEESRLLQTAATAAQQGGQASHPTATVVTEKQQMLEQHLQDVRKRVQDLEQKMKVVENLQDDFDFNYKTLKSQGDMQDLNGNNQSVTRQKMQQLEQMLTALDQMRRGIVSELAGLLSAMEYVQKTLADEELADWKRRQQIACIGGPPNICLDRLENWITSLAESQLQTRQQIKKLEELQQKVSYKGDPIVQHRPMLEERIVELFRNLMKSAFVVERQPCMPMHPDRPLVIKTGVQFTTKVRLLVKFPELNYQLKIKVCIDKDSGDVAALRGSRKFNILGTNTKVMNMEESNNGSLSAEFKHLTLREQRCGNGGRANCDASLIVTEELHLITFETEVYHQGLKIDLETHSLPVVVISNICQMPNAWASILWYNMLTNNPKNVNFFTKPPIGTWDQVAEVLSWQFSSTTKRGLSIEQLTTLAEKLLGPGVNYSGCQITWAKFCKENMAGKGFSFWVWLDNIIDLVKKYILALWNEGYIMGFISKERERAILSTKPPGTFLLRFSESSKEGGITFTWVEKDISGKTQIQSVEPYTKQQLNSMSFAEIIMGYKIMDATNILVSPLVYLYPDIPKEEAFGKYCRPESQEHPEATDSGSTAPYLKTKFICVTPTTCSNTIDLPMSPRTLDSLMQFGNNSEGAEANAGGQFESLTFDMELTPECAASPM